In one Rhopalosiphum padi isolate XX-2018 chromosome 3, ASM2088224v1, whole genome shotgun sequence genomic region, the following are encoded:
- the LOC132928034 gene encoding uncharacterized protein LOC132928034: protein MSSKVNAEQKKLAGKSTIIIDVKENDDEFNASTSKSTTVNTGVSTTTPELKTQDMCIADGCYNIAIQHAEWDNEYCSVSCTYKHCKATFIAWLENNKTAKAKAVPASVTQVNVALNEEKEESETSSTTT, encoded by the exons ATGTCCTCCAAAGTGAATGCGGAG CAAAAAAAACTTGCTGGTAAATCTACAATCATCATCGATGTCAAAGAAAATGATGATGAATTCAATGCGAGTACGAGTAAATCAACAACAGTAAATACAG gagTCAGTACTACAACTCCTGAACTTAAAACACAAGATATGTGCATAGCAGATGGATGCTATAATATAGCTATTCAACATGCGGAGTGGGACAATGAATATTGTAGTGTTAGTTGCACCTATAAGCACTgcaa agctACATTTATAGCTTGGctagaaaacaataaaacagcAAAAGCGAAAGCAGTACCAGCGTCTGTGACTCAAGTAAATGTAGCTCTTAATGAAGAAAAAGAAGAATCAGAAACAAGTTCAACAACCACATAA
- the LOC132927207 gene encoding uncharacterized protein LOC132927207: MEQNAMEIVNDNASDEKADVEMEQLNEKDKQEKQESLVNLNELTDCCNTKNEPQEINVDNNLDKSNTNIILDTKLKNLNEFVSYDDVIQLQQLKSGPSYEDTSETTIIPELNNFFDQELEPEQYFKLISKQTENFDLSYDENNVNLPSFSDSHCTDSFSCSLYSNNISGPSSPSCISYMSSLPGTSNEHSEYNLTKEDLLFSYFEKISHDNLDPMSESNEVIETKDVDNFETELLIKNNHNNDILEKKKSTEFDLLQYVLKNVKLEDNNEVQKNSECFVEDRIIINPDIMYNIELKLHLKKMQLLTEQISKSPDDLTVLNKCKELMSIPEMKHKLQIITEEYKPFPEDISESNCYNIQHKDWNKIIVSQAAVLTDVGFDFTSKDILYLLRDEAINYIKRLAGIMKKNVDIQSKSSSPSSIDPILNSLKEIGVKGGVEELIKHYKNVDVFDRRKRLLKECEHFQSTIDQFVKHSLLTTTIKNKNDTPEFIIKEQSSSKTNVTKKNVEEKASTSIEINHFESSNIDNINTAAGKSECIKTNIDDVYNRKMYYTKCTNTDVQINDLLKCSHMITIPSNCKSNSFTSKKLFLSTSNVCKQNEKSTDLLKNKKLFDMLKSDNIFDATENKMNIDKVKIQSTSSSITVTPNSVKSIGLDHASFQKVIDEFNKNFDHESIYGNRSSTQNIPVYNDPDTDNAMNEENYADYLNRE; encoded by the exons atggaACAAAATGCTATGGAGATAGTTAATGATAATGCATCAGATGAAAAAGCTGATGTTGAAATGGAACAACTAAATGAAAAAGATAAACAAGAAAAACAAGAGTCACTTgtcaatttaaatgaattaacagATTGTTGTAATACTAAAAATGAACCACAAGAAATTAATGTAGATAATAACTTAGATAAaagtaatactaatataatattagacacaaaattaaaaaacttaaatgaatTTGTAAGCTATGATGATGTAATACAATTACAACAGTTAAAAAGTGGCCCATCATATGAAGATACAAGTGAAACTACAATTATAccagaattaaataattttttcgatCAAGAATTAGAAcctgaacaatattttaaattaatatccaaACAAACAGAGAATTTTGATTTAAGCTATGACGAAAACAATGTAAATTTACCTAGCTTTTCTGATTCACATTGTACAGACAGTTTTTCTTGTTCACTTTATTCAAATAACATATCTGGCCCATCTAGTCCATCTTGTATTTCTTATATGTCTTCTTTGCCTGGAACCTCAAATGAACATtcagaatataatttaactaaagaagatcttttatttagttattttgaaaaaatttctcATGATAATCTTGATCCAATGTCAGAATCTAATGAAGTAATTGAAACAAAAGATGTTGACAATTTTGAAACAGAgttattaataaagaataatcataataacgatatattagaaaaaaaaaaatcaacagaaTTCGATCTCCttcaatatgtattaaaaaatgtaaaattagaaGATAATAATGAAGTTCAAAAGAATTctgaatgttttgtagaagacagaataattattaatccagatataatgtacaatattgaaCTTAAATTACATCTTAAAAAAATGCAACTCTTAACAGAACAAATTTCAAAATCCCCTGATGATTTAACGgtgttaaataaatgtaagGAATTAATGTCAATCCCTGAAATGAAACACAAACTACAAATAATTACTGAAGAATATAAACCATTTCCTGAAGATATTTCCGaatcaaattgttataatattcaacacaaggattggaataaaataatagtcagCCAAGCAGCAGTGCTCACTGATGTTGGATTTGATTTTACttcaaaagatattttatatcttCTAAGAGATGAAGCAATCAATTACATAAAAAGATTAGCtggtattatgaaaaaaaatgttgatattcaATCAAAAAGCTCTTCTCCAAGCAGTATTGATCCAATTCTGAATAGTCTTAAAGag ATAGGTGTGAAAGGTGGTGTGGAGGAATTGatcaaacattataaaaatgttgatgtatttgATAGACGTAAAAGGTTATTAAAGGAATGTGAACACTTTCAATCAACTATTGATCAGTTTGTTAAACATTCATTATTAaccacaacaattaaaaataaaaatgacactccagaattcattattaaagaacAATCATCAAGTAAAACAAATGTTACAAAGAAGAATGTAGAAGAAAAAGCATCCACAAGTATTGAAATTAATCATTTTGAATCTAGCAATATTGATAACATAAATACAGCTGCAGGAAAATCTGAatgtattaaaactaatatagatGATGTTTATAATAGAAAGATGTACTATACAAAATGTACAAACACTGATGTACAAATTAACGATCTCTTAAAATGTTCACATATGATAACTATACCTTCAAACTGCAAATCTAATTCATTTacgagtaaaaaattatttttaagcactAGTAATGTATGTAAACAGAATGAAAAAAGTACTGatcttctaaaaaataaaaaactttttgataTGCTCAAgtctgataatatttttgatgccACTGAAAACAAAATGAATATTGATAAAGTAAAAATCCAATCCACCTCGTCCTCTATTACAGTTACTCCTAATTCTGTTAAATCTATTGGATTAGATCATGCATCTTTCCAAAAAgttattgatgaatttaataaaaatttcgatCATGAATCTATTTATGGCAACCGTTCATCAACGCAAAATATACCTGTCTATAATGATCCAGATACCGACAATGCAATGAACGAAGAAAACTATGCAGACTATCTCAATCGAGAATGA